In Marinobacter salinisoli, the DNA window GGCAACGGTGAACTCCCGGGCACCGGGTAAACCCATCTGGGATGTGGTGGCCGATTACCTGAGGTCTGAAAAAACCGTGAAGATCGACAAGTTCAACACCCCAAAGCTCAAGAACGTCGCGGGCAATCCCGGGCTTGAAGACTATGCCGGTTAACAAAGGGGTGACGGGACTGGTCCTCGGATTGGCCATCCTGATGGCTGGCCTGGGTACCGGTGTGCAGGGGGAGCCCCTGAACGAGGATAAGCCGTTTGCGGAACAGTTCCTCCTGCTTCAGCTCAGTGATGATCAGCCCGAGAAACAGAACATGGTGCTCAGCGTGGCGGCCAACCTGTTGCAGCACTACGGGCCCGACAGCATCGACATTGAAATCACCACTTTTGGCCCGGGTGTGGCGTTGCTGGTAAATGGCAATAGCCGTACCGAACTGATCAGCAGCCTGATGGCGCAGGGGGTGCGGTTCAGTGTGTGCATGAATACGGTTGAAACCATCGAGCGCAGTACCGGGCGCGCGCCGGATCTGCACCCGGATAGCGTGCGCGTTCAGGTGGGCGTTGCCCACATCCTCGATCAGGTTAAAAAAGGCTACGTGCTGGTTCGCCCGTAGACTGCTGGACAGAATGGAGGTCGGCATGAAGAACAAAGCACTGAAAGTGATCCTGCTCACTGCTTCCGTGGCACTGTCGCCTGGTGCCATAGCTCAGGAGTCCGACCAGCCTTTGCTGGTTGAAATACGGCGAATGTCGATGGATGTAGCCCTGGCCATCGCCAAAACCGCGATTGATCACTGCCGGGAGCAAGGCGTTCAGGTTGCCGTAACCGTGGTGGACCGTGGCGGCCACCCCCAGGTTGTCCTGCGAGATGTGCTGGCCATGGACCTGGCACTGGATGTCAGCTTTCGGAAAGCCTATACGGCAATGACGTTCACCAGTGCCACCTCGGCACTGGAAGATCGGTTCACCGGTCCGTTCTCGGTCGGCAAGCTCGACAAGGTGTTGCTGTCGGCAGGGGGCATGCCGGTGCAGGCCAGTGGCGAAACCATTGGCGGTGTGGGTGTCAGTGGGGCGCCGTCCGGGCAGATCGATGAGAGCTGCGCTCAGGCCGGTGTGGCCGCGGTGGAAATGGACCTGGAAATGGCACCGTTCTGACCTACCGCTGGCTCGAGTGCGTGAAAACATGACACCAAAGTGGCTTTTAATCGTAATCCTGAATGCCTCTCTGTGGCCTTCACTCGCTTTCGGGCAATACCCGGACGCGCTTCAGGTGTTCATTGCCGAAGGCTTTAAAGCGGAAGCCAGTTTTGATGCCGGCGCAGGGGTGCAGGGGTTTGTGGGGCGTAAAGACGGCCGCCCGGTGACCTTGTATCTGCTACCGGACAAAGAACATGTCATCATTGGCGACATGTTCGATGGATTTGGACGAAACCTGAGCGCAGAGCACGTGCGCACCTGGCTGCCGGCCCCGGATCTGAGTCACGCCTGGAAAAAACTGGAGGCGGCGAGCTGGGTTGCCGAGGGACCCCCGGAAGCAAACCGAATTGTCTATGCCTTCACCGATCCCAACTGCGGATACTGCCTGGTTCTGCGCCAGAAGGCTCGGGACTATTTGAGCCGCGGGATTCAGCTTCGGCACATCATGGTTGGCATTATCCAGCCCTCCAGTCTGGCCAAGTCGGCGGGCGTGATCAGTGCCAGTGATCCGGTCAGCCAGCTGGATTTTCATGAAACCGAGTACCCGGATTCGTGGCTGGTGTCGGACGACAACATACCGGGGGACATTCGCGAACGCATCCTGGCGAACCATCGGTTAATGGAAGAACTCGGCGCCTCCGTTACGCCGACCGTGTTCTATCGCGACCAAAACGGTGTGGTCCAGCGAATCGATGGATTGCCGGATGACTCAGCGCTTGCCGAAGCGGTATTTCGTGGCGAAACAGCGGAGGAATAAAGCATGTTGCTGAAACGTTTTGCCACACTTGCTGGCCTGGCGCTGACTGCAGCGGCCGCGTTGGCCCAGCCGATTCCTGAGCAGCTGGAGCTCGTCAAGGTCACCGACCGGGTGTATTCCGCTATCGGCGCGACCGCGCCCGGAACCTACGAGAACCACGGCCATAATAACAACCTCAGTGTTGTTGTCGGTTCGGAGGGCGTGGTCGTCTTCAACGGCGGTGATAACTACAAACTTGCAGAATCCTTCCATAACGCGATCAAGCGCATTACCGACCAACCGGTGACGTACGTGGCCAACGAAAACGCCCAGGGGCATTCCATGCTGGGAAATAGCTACTGGCGCGACCAGGGTGTGCCGATCATTGCGCAGGATCACGCGGTTGAGGAGTTCTCTGCCCACGGCGAGGCCAAGCTGGCCAGGATGAAGGTTCGAAGCAAAGATAAGGCGGAAGGCACATACGTAGCTGTGCCTGACATCAGCTTTACCGACCGTTATGAGCTGGATATCGGCGATCTTACCGTTCAGCTTCTCTATTTTGGCGCAGGTCACGCCCCCGGCGACATCGCCCTTTGGGTACCCGAAGAACAGCTGCTGATTACCGGCGATCTGGGGTTTCATCAACGTTTGCTGGCGGTGTTTGAGGATACCGACGTCGGTGCGTGGATCGAGTCGTTCGACAAAATGACCCGGCAACTCGCTCCGGCGATCGTCATTCCGGGGCACGGCGAGCCAACCACGATCGATGTCGTCGAAAAAGAGACCCGCGGCTATCTGGTGTTTCTCCGGGATTCGGTGAGTCGGATTCTCGAGCAGGGCGGTGGGCTGGATGACGCCTACAATCTTGATCAGTCCCAGTGGTCGTACCTGGATACGTTTGAAGAGCTGGCGGCCAAGAATGCAGGGCGCGTGTATCAGGATCTGGAATTCGACTTCTTTTAGGAGCCGGTATCCAAGATGTCTGATGCGCGCATGCTAAGCTGAATTGGCCCCTCCATCATATAAAAGACCAGTCTATGAGCATGAAAGGCCTGACTTCCTCTCAGCCGTCGCGTGCATTAATCACCGGTTCCGCTCTCTGTTTCGTCCTTCTCGCCATCCCCGCGACGGTCGCCGCGCAAACCCCGGGTGCGGCGAGCAAAGAGCAGGCTCAGGAGGAGGAATCACCCTGGCTGCTGGTCCCGACAGTAAGCAGCGATCCCAAGGTGGGTACCACGCTGGGTGCCCTCGGTGGTTACGTTACCCGGCTGGATGAGCAGTCTACCCCGTCCATGCTCCTGTTGAGCGGCAAGTACAGCAACACCGACTCCTGGACGGGCGCCCTGTTTGGCCAGATGTTCTTTGATAGCAATCGCCAGCGCCTGACCGTCGGGTACGTCCAGGGGTTGATACGTAATGACTATGATGACTTTCTCGGATCCGGCCAGCCCGCCCAGACCACCGACAACCTCAATGCCCTGGCGGTGCGTTACATGCGCAGTGCTGGTAGCCACTGGTACCTTGGGGTTCAGGCGCTTTCCTCGAACTACTCGATCGGGGCCGATCAGCTGTTGGAGGGCATCCTTGAGAAAATCGGGCTCACCGGCTTTGACTCCAACGGTCTGGGCCTGATCGCTGAGTACGATGCTCGCGACCATCCACGCAATCCGGCCAGCGGCACTCTGTTTCGGGTCAGCAATATCGCCTACCGGCAGACGTTTGGCGGTGACGAGTCCTTTGATGTCTATAACATCCAGTATAACGATTACCGCACACTGAGCCTGGAGAACACGGTGGTGGCGACTCAGCTGTCCGGTCGCGCCACCCATAACGCACCGGTGGGCGGCTATTCATCAGTCAACCTTCGCGGCTATGTGCGCGGGCAGTCGTTAGCACCCCATTTTACCAGCGTTCAAACCGACGCGCGGATTCCTCTTGGGCCGCGCTGGGGCGCCAGTGCTTTTGCCGGAGTGGGATGTCTGTACGAAAATCCGGGCGACTGTGGCGACAGTGAGAGCCTCTATCCCATGGCAGGGGGAGGCGCTATTTTCCTGATCAAGAAAGACGCGGGGTTGGTGCTGCGGGCTGAGTACGCGCAGGGCAAAAGCGGCAATTCCGGGTTCTACCTGGCGCTGGGTCACCCGTTCTGACTGCCCCCGTGTTGCAACGAGCGTCATCACTTCCGATACAGAGGGGCAGTGACGCAAACGGCACGCTTACTGAACCGTGAATTGGCCAACAGCCAGGCGCTCACCTTCTTCGGTCACGATTTCAACCCGCCAATCTCCCAGCATGTGACGGTCGATAAATTTGGCCGAGGATGCGCGCATCGGGTCAACAAAGGGTGTGATCTCAACCCTTGCCACGCGCTCATCCTGCAGGTACCAGTCGTGAAAGTGCTTTTTGTTTATCATTTGCCGCACTTCGGTGAACAGAAAGACGCGAATCAGTCCGTCTGCCTCCATGTCGATGGTTGCTGTAAGTTGGTCGATGGGCTCTTTCTCTTCGAGTCCCGAACTGAGTTGGGCGCGGGTGAGGTTGTCGGAAAAGATCTGAATGGGTGAGGTCGGTTCGTTTTCGGGCTCCGGTTCCACGGCTTGCGCGTTGGTGGGCGCTGCGTTCACTGATCCGGCGTCGTGGGAGGCTGGAGCAGCCGATTCTTTCGGCGGTGCGGTATCTGGTAGTTCAATGTCCATCGCTGCAGTCGCCGGGGCGAAGGTTTCCGGGCTGGAAATTGTTGTTGAGGAGGGAGCTTCTCCGGCCGCTGTGGGTTCCAGTTCGTCGATAAAAACGGGGCCGTCGGGTTGTTCCGAGGGTTTTAACGCCTCAGTCTTTACCTCCGGGCTTTGTGCTTCCGTTACTGTCGTTTCATCCGTCGCTGTAAAGCGCAGCACTCCCCAGGCGATGACGCTTGCCAATATTGCAAGGATTGTGAGCGCAAAGAATATCCTCCCCCAGTAGTACACAACCATTTCCTGAGGTTCTTCGGGTTCGGGAAGTTGGCCGGGCCGGTCAAGAATTGAATAATCGTGCGCCTGGGGTTGTGTGTCTTTCACGCCTTGGTCTTCCTTGAGGTGATTTTTGACGACTCCAATTAACCGGAAAGCATAGCAAAAACCTTACGTTCCACATGGGATTTCAGGCCTTTCCGGCCATTTTTCTGTTTCTCGGCTTTGGTGGTGGGCCAGTTACTGGCGTGGGGTAGTGGTCGTGCCAGAATTTGGCGCCAGTTTTCGTGGGTGCCACAAAGTGGCATGGGTGTAAGCTTGTGCCACGAACTGGCCCCGCTATAATGGCGCGCCAAAACCTGGCACCTCCCGCCCGCAGAGCCCTATGTATCGCGATTTCAAAACCACGCTTGAGCTTGTTGTTACCGTTCTGGATAACAAAAGCCTGACCTCCGAACAGTTAAGAAAGCGCTTCGGCAACATGCCGGACCGAACCTTCAAGCGACATATGGCGACAGCCCGAAAGCATGGCGCCCAGATGGAATGCGCTACCGATGCCAGAGGGCGTTATGTCTGGTCCTGCCGTAACAAAGTGATGATCGAGCAACGGGTTCGGACATGGCTGCTGTTCGAACAGGAACGGACGCTGGTCGGGGATTCCCAGCTGGATCTGTTGCATCAGGCGCTTTGAACGGTAGTTGCGTCAGCGCTCTTGCGCTCCACGCACGCAGGCGGCGGCTTGGTGCTCTTCGAAATCCGCTAAAGTTAAAGCTTAGTCTGGCGTTTTGAGACACTCCTTTTCAAAGGAGGGCTGGGTTATGAATGATCCTTTCCAAATGCAACCAGAATTGCGTTACGGCGCGCCGGTGTGCGACGAGATACTAACCGGCCGGCACTTCACCATTGGTTACTCCTATTATTTTCGCCAAGCCAAGTGGACGCTGGAAATCATCAATAGAAACGAGTATCTGCTGACCGAGACGGAACGATTCGACAACTTCAGGGCGGATACCCGGGTGCCGACCCGGTTCCGGGCAGGGCTGAGTGCCTATAAAGGTAGCGGCTATGATCGCGGGCACCTGGTGGCCAGTGCGAATCAGGATATTCAGGAGATTCAGAACAGCGAAACCTTCCTGTTATCCAATATGTCTCCCCAACAGCCAGGATTTAACCGGCATATTTGGCGGCGACTTGAATTTGCCATTCGGGATCTGAATAACCGCGATGACATTCTCGAAACCTACGTGCTGACCGCGCCGGTGTTCTATTTTGGTATCCCCATCGAAACCATCGGCTCGGCGGATGATGACTACGGCATTTATATCCCGGTGCCGCATGGTTTTATCAAAAGCGTTCTCGCTGAAGACCGGCGCGGGAAACTCTCGCTCTGGACGTTTGAGATGAAGAACGAATCGCTGCAGGGTGGCCTGGGCGAGTACCTGGTCAGCACCTACGACGCGGAGCAGATGATCGGAGGGCGGTTCTGGGATCGGGTAAGTGGTGAGGATTTGCACCAGCAAAAGAAAAAACCCCGCCCGATGTGGTAGGCGCTGGTTTTGTTGCTTGCGTAGCGATCCGTTGGTATCGGCAGGACTTCAGGTCTCCACCAGGGTGCTGGCCCAGGCTGGCAGCGTTGGTGTGATTTGATCCCAGCGATGGGTGCGATACGCGGCAACCAGTTGGTAGGGGTGTTCGGCGCTGGAGTTATCGAATAAATACACCTCATCGCACAGTGGAGTTGCGGCCTGGATGTGCTTCAGGGTCCTCGGAATCCGGCTGCGGACTTTGTCTTCGGGAACGGAATGGCCGCCTTCGCGGATGCGTTGACTGATTCGCGCAAGATTAAGATCGGCATGTTCGACATGAAACGCGAACACCTTGATGACGTAGCCATGGGCTTTTGCCTTGGCGATGAAGTCGACCTTTGACGGGTGGGAGAAGACCGTCTCGTAGCAGAACGATTGGCCGCAGGTGAGAATGCGATCTCGCTCGCGCGCCGCCAATAGCGCGGCTTCATAACTGTTCGCCTCCGGATTGTCTGGAAAAAAACGGGCCGCGATCTGATCGGCATTCACCAGAGGCAAGCCGTGTTTGGCCAGGAACTGACGGTAGAACGTCGATTTGCCGGATCCATTCCCGCCAACCAGTACCCACAGTTCAGGCGGCGTCGTCCTTTTCAACGAAGGCTCCATTTTCGAAGTAACCAACTCGTACGGTTCCGCTGGGCTGTATCTGCTCCAGATAGCCTGGATGGCTGAGCGAGGCCTGATAGATGGTGCCGGATGCGGTCAGTCGCCGGGTCAGCTCGCCGGATTGCCCCAGCTGTGCCACGTCAGCGAGCACCTGGTCAGAGGAGGGTGGCTGCACACGGACGCGCTCAGGCTTGAGCTCCAGTAATCCCTGGCTGAGTGCCACAAGATCCTCCTGGGACAGCGAGTCAGCGACGATCTGGCCGATTTCGGCCCAGTATTGAATTTGCTGGGG includes these proteins:
- a CDS encoding DsrE family protein is translated as MPVNKGVTGLVLGLAILMAGLGTGVQGEPLNEDKPFAEQFLLLQLSDDQPEKQNMVLSVAANLLQHYGPDSIDIEITTFGPGVALLVNGNSRTELISSLMAQGVRFSVCMNTVETIERSTGRAPDLHPDSVRVQVGVAHILDQVKKGYVLVRP
- a CDS encoding GlcG/HbpS family heme-binding protein, which encodes MKNKALKVILLTASVALSPGAIAQESDQPLLVEIRRMSMDVALAIAKTAIDHCREQGVQVAVTVVDRGGHPQVVLRDVLAMDLALDVSFRKAYTAMTFTSATSALEDRFTGPFSVGKLDKVLLSAGGMPVQASGETIGGVGVSGAPSGQIDESCAQAGVAAVEMDLEMAPF
- the dsbG gene encoding thiol:disulfide interchange protein DsbG, producing the protein MTPKWLLIVILNASLWPSLAFGQYPDALQVFIAEGFKAEASFDAGAGVQGFVGRKDGRPVTLYLLPDKEHVIIGDMFDGFGRNLSAEHVRTWLPAPDLSHAWKKLEAASWVAEGPPEANRIVYAFTDPNCGYCLVLRQKARDYLSRGIQLRHIMVGIIQPSSLAKSAGVISASDPVSQLDFHETEYPDSWLVSDDNIPGDIRERILANHRLMEELGASVTPTVFYRDQNGVVQRIDGLPDDSALAEAVFRGETAEE
- a CDS encoding MBL fold metallo-hydrolase, with product MLLKRFATLAGLALTAAAALAQPIPEQLELVKVTDRVYSAIGATAPGTYENHGHNNNLSVVVGSEGVVVFNGGDNYKLAESFHNAIKRITDQPVTYVANENAQGHSMLGNSYWRDQGVPIIAQDHAVEEFSAHGEAKLARMKVRSKDKAEGTYVAVPDISFTDRYELDIGDLTVQLLYFGAGHAPGDIALWVPEEQLLITGDLGFHQRLLAVFEDTDVGAWIESFDKMTRQLAPAIVIPGHGEPTTIDVVEKETRGYLVFLRDSVSRILEQGGGLDDAYNLDQSQWSYLDTFEELAAKNAGRVYQDLEFDFF
- a CDS encoding BamA/TamA family outer membrane protein encodes the protein MSMKGLTSSQPSRALITGSALCFVLLAIPATVAAQTPGAASKEQAQEEESPWLLVPTVSSDPKVGTTLGALGGYVTRLDEQSTPSMLLLSGKYSNTDSWTGALFGQMFFDSNRQRLTVGYVQGLIRNDYDDFLGSGQPAQTTDNLNALAVRYMRSAGSHWYLGVQALSSNYSIGADQLLEGILEKIGLTGFDSNGLGLIAEYDARDHPRNPASGTLFRVSNIAYRQTFGGDESFDVYNIQYNDYRTLSLENTVVATQLSGRATHNAPVGGYSSVNLRGYVRGQSLAPHFTSVQTDARIPLGPRWGASAFAGVGCLYENPGDCGDSESLYPMAGGGAIFLIKKDAGLVLRAEYAQGKSGNSGFYLALGHPF
- a CDS encoding DUF2914 domain-containing protein produces the protein MKDTQPQAHDYSILDRPGQLPEPEEPQEMVVYYWGRIFFALTILAILASVIAWGVLRFTATDETTVTEAQSPEVKTEALKPSEQPDGPVFIDELEPTAAGEAPSSTTISSPETFAPATAAMDIELPDTAPPKESAAPASHDAGSVNAAPTNAQAVEPEPENEPTSPIQIFSDNLTRAQLSSGLEEKEPIDQLTATIDMEADGLIRVFLFTEVRQMINKKHFHDWYLQDERVARVEITPFVDPMRASSAKFIDRHMLGDWRVEIVTEEGERLAVGQFTVQ
- a CDS encoding DNA/RNA non-specific endonuclease, coding for MNDPFQMQPELRYGAPVCDEILTGRHFTIGYSYYFRQAKWTLEIINRNEYLLTETERFDNFRADTRVPTRFRAGLSAYKGSGYDRGHLVASANQDIQEIQNSETFLLSNMSPQQPGFNRHIWRRLEFAIRDLNNRDDILETYVLTAPVFYFGIPIETIGSADDDYGIYIPVPHGFIKSVLAEDRRGKLSLWTFEMKNESLQGGLGEYLVSTYDAEQMIGGRFWDRVSGEDLHQQKKKPRPMW
- a CDS encoding AAA family ATPase, with protein sequence MKRTTPPELWVLVGGNGSGKSTFYRQFLAKHGLPLVNADQIAARFFPDNPEANSYEAALLAARERDRILTCGQSFCYETVFSHPSKVDFIAKAKAHGYVIKVFAFHVEHADLNLARISQRIREGGHSVPEDKVRSRIPRTLKHIQAATPLCDEVYLFDNSSAEHPYQLVAAYRTHRWDQITPTLPAWASTLVET
- a CDS encoding TA system antitoxin ParD family protein: MPSPIRLDAKLLKEAAAIGKAARRSTPQQIQYWAEIGQIVADSLSQEDLVALSQGLLELKPERVRVQPPSSDQVLADVAQLGQSGELTRRLTASGTIYQASLSHPGYLEQIQPSGTVRVGYFENGAFVEKDDAA